The following proteins are co-located in the Microbacterium immunditiarum genome:
- a CDS encoding MaoC family dehydratase, which translates to MSEHARSTGPASRIGPDDGWRGRCFEDFLPGDVIYHPLGKTVTETDNQWFTLLTQNTAKLHFDREAAARTAFGRPLVNSTYVLALVTGQTVIDLSFNVKANLGWDEVRLPAPVFEGDTLYARSKVLETRASASHPDAGIVTVASEGYNQDGVVVISFRRTFMVYRRGHVPAGGPVRPDESSLPAVPGETHG; encoded by the coding sequence ATGAGCGAGCACGCGCGCTCGACAGGCCCGGCCTCGCGGATCGGGCCGGACGACGGGTGGCGCGGCCGGTGCTTCGAGGACTTCCTGCCGGGCGATGTGATCTACCACCCGCTGGGCAAAACCGTCACCGAGACGGACAACCAGTGGTTCACGCTCCTGACGCAGAACACCGCGAAGCTGCACTTCGACAGAGAGGCGGCCGCACGGACCGCGTTCGGCCGACCCCTCGTCAACTCGACCTACGTCCTGGCGCTCGTCACCGGGCAGACGGTGATCGACCTGTCGTTCAACGTCAAGGCGAACCTCGGCTGGGACGAGGTCCGGCTCCCCGCCCCGGTGTTCGAGGGCGACACCCTGTACGCGCGATCCAAGGTCCTGGAGACGCGTGCCTCCGCGTCGCACCCCGACGCGGGAATCGTGACCGTCGCCTCGGAGGGGTACAACCAGGACGGTGTCGTGGTGATCAGCTTCCGTCGCACGTTCATGGTCTATCGGCGCGGACATGTTCCCGCGGGCGGACCCGTCCGCCCCGACGAGTCGAGCCTGCCGGCCGTGCCGGGGGAGACCCATGGGTGA
- a CDS encoding aldehyde dehydrogenase family protein — MEMTQQAAKPEFAASGLYIDGTWRASVTGRTAEVRSPYDGTLVAVVAKASAEDVSDAVGAALAAHRAGALPLHERIAILDRAAALLRQRADEFARAIALESAKPIKTAAGEVARAIDTMVFTAAEARTHQGTTVPMEAVASGAGKIGFTLRVPVGVVAAIAPFNFPLNLVVHKIAPAIAVGCATVLKPASQTPVASLLLAQLLEDAGLPAGWLNVVTGSGDEVGTALSTHPDVAYITFTGSPTVGWGIAAAAAKKKVRLELGSNAPLIIDEGADWAAAADAAAMGGYAQAGQSCVSTQRIFVHRSHVDDFTARLRERVEALVVGHPLDASVDVSAVISLPEAERISSWIDEAVAGGATMIVGGAREGAVVRPTILRDVEAAMKVQCQEVFGPVVTIVAFDDFADAVAQANASPFGLNAGVFTDDIGNALYAARTLDFGSVYINDSPTTRVDHQPYGGVKDSGNTREGPRYAMEEMTEMRLVTLRTTR, encoded by the coding sequence ATGGAGATGACGCAACAGGCGGCGAAGCCCGAGTTCGCCGCATCCGGCCTGTACATCGACGGCACGTGGCGCGCGAGCGTCACCGGCCGCACAGCCGAGGTGCGCTCGCCGTACGACGGCACGCTCGTGGCGGTCGTCGCAAAAGCGTCGGCGGAGGACGTCTCCGACGCCGTCGGCGCGGCGCTGGCCGCGCACCGGGCGGGCGCGCTCCCGCTGCACGAGCGGATCGCGATCCTCGACCGCGCAGCCGCGCTCCTACGCCAACGTGCGGACGAATTCGCCCGTGCGATCGCGCTCGAGTCGGCCAAGCCCATCAAGACGGCGGCGGGGGAGGTCGCCCGTGCGATCGACACGATGGTCTTCACCGCGGCCGAGGCACGCACCCATCAGGGCACGACCGTGCCGATGGAGGCCGTCGCCTCGGGGGCAGGGAAGATCGGATTCACCCTCCGCGTGCCGGTCGGAGTCGTCGCCGCGATCGCGCCGTTCAACTTCCCGCTGAACCTCGTCGTGCACAAGATCGCGCCGGCGATCGCCGTCGGGTGCGCGACGGTGCTGAAGCCGGCGTCGCAGACTCCTGTCGCATCGCTTCTGCTGGCGCAGCTGCTCGAGGACGCCGGTCTGCCGGCCGGCTGGCTGAACGTCGTCACCGGTTCCGGTGATGAGGTCGGCACGGCGCTGAGCACGCATCCGGATGTCGCGTACATCACCTTCACGGGGTCGCCGACCGTCGGGTGGGGCATCGCCGCGGCCGCCGCCAAGAAGAAGGTGCGCCTCGAGCTCGGGTCGAACGCCCCGCTCATCATCGACGAGGGGGCCGACTGGGCCGCCGCGGCGGATGCAGCGGCGATGGGCGGATACGCGCAGGCCGGTCAGTCGTGTGTGTCCACGCAGCGCATCTTCGTGCACCGATCGCACGTCGACGACTTCACCGCGCGGCTCCGTGAGCGGGTGGAGGCGCTCGTCGTGGGGCATCCGCTGGACGCTTCCGTCGACGTGTCGGCGGTGATCAGCCTGCCGGAGGCCGAACGCATCAGCTCGTGGATCGACGAGGCGGTCGCCGGCGGAGCGACGATGATCGTGGGCGGCGCGCGCGAGGGCGCGGTCGTGCGCCCGACGATCCTGCGCGACGTCGAGGCCGCAATGAAGGTGCAGTGCCAGGAGGTCTTCGGCCCGGTCGTGACGATCGTCGCCTTCGATGATTTCGCGGATGCTGTCGCGCAGGCCAACGCGTCGCCCTTCGGTCTCAACGCGGGCGTGTTCACCGACGACATCGGGAACGCGCTCTACGCGGCACGGACGCTCGACTTCGGAAGCGTCTACATCAACGACTCCCCGACGACCCGCGTCGACCACCAGCCCTACGGCGGCGTGAAGGACTCCGGGAACACCCGGGAGGGTCCTCGCTACGCGATGGAGGAGATGACCGAGATGCGACTCGTCACCCTCCGCACGACTCGCTGA
- a CDS encoding MaoC family dehydratase: MTIAETSPVGTELATRTFGPITAQMLVRYSGVSGDLNPIHYDHTFATSAGYRGVFSQGMHHAALMASYVSDLLGPANMRGFLVKFHDQVWLGDVLRCSGKIVGIESGEDADAPLVKIALSMTAQDDRVVLTGEATGLLRDAAVFESDR, encoded by the coding sequence ATGACGATCGCAGAGACCTCACCCGTGGGCACCGAACTCGCGACGCGGACCTTCGGCCCCATCACCGCGCAGATGCTCGTGCGGTACTCCGGAGTGTCGGGCGACCTCAACCCGATCCACTACGACCACACTTTCGCGACGTCGGCCGGCTATCGCGGCGTCTTCTCGCAGGGCATGCACCACGCTGCGCTGATGGCGAGCTACGTCTCGGATCTGCTCGGACCCGCCAACATGCGCGGATTCCTCGTGAAGTTCCACGACCAGGTCTGGCTCGGCGACGTCCTCCGCTGCAGCGGGAAGATCGTCGGCATCGAGTCCGGTGAGGACGCTGACGCGCCGCTCGTGAAGATCGCGCTGTCGATGACCGCCCAGGACGACCGCGTCGTCCTCACCGGTGAGGCGACGGGACTCCTTCGCGACGCCGCCGTGTTCGAGTCGGACCGATGA
- a CDS encoding HpcH/HpaI aldolase/citrate lyase family protein, translating into MGDMSALSGARSWLFVPADRPERFDRAVGSGADVVIVDLEDAVAVENKEHGRRALVAALESGLRCVVRVSPLGTSAGARDLEVLVGARARPIGVMLAKCENADDAEHVAARLDVPVIALIESALGVESAVSIAQSSAVVQLALGPLDLALDLDAEVSETVLGPVRSRLVIASRAAGIAGPLDGPETEVRELGVVQERAIAARAAGMAGKLCIHPAQVPVVARAFEPSAEEIAFARRVMGVADSGGAHLIDGVMVDLPVVERARRVLARARGGAASVPRRGRVS; encoded by the coding sequence ATGGGTGACATGTCTGCGCTGTCCGGCGCCCGGTCGTGGCTCTTCGTGCCGGCGGACCGTCCGGAGCGGTTCGATCGCGCCGTCGGCAGCGGCGCCGACGTCGTCATCGTGGACCTCGAGGACGCCGTCGCCGTGGAGAACAAGGAGCACGGGCGGCGGGCGCTCGTCGCGGCTCTCGAGAGCGGTCTGCGCTGCGTCGTCCGCGTGAGCCCGCTGGGCACGTCCGCGGGCGCTCGGGACCTCGAAGTGCTCGTCGGTGCTCGCGCGCGCCCGATCGGCGTCATGCTGGCGAAGTGCGAGAACGCGGATGACGCGGAGCATGTCGCTGCGCGCCTGGACGTTCCCGTCATCGCCCTCATCGAGTCGGCTCTCGGGGTCGAGTCCGCGGTGTCGATCGCACAGAGCTCCGCCGTGGTCCAGCTCGCTCTCGGTCCGCTCGACCTGGCACTGGATCTGGATGCCGAGGTGTCGGAGACCGTCCTCGGACCGGTTCGATCGCGTCTCGTCATCGCGTCACGCGCGGCGGGCATCGCGGGGCCGCTCGACGGGCCGGAGACCGAGGTCCGCGAACTCGGGGTCGTGCAGGAGCGCGCCATCGCCGCGCGTGCGGCCGGAATGGCGGGCAAGCTCTGCATCCATCCCGCGCAGGTACCGGTGGTAGCCCGCGCGTTCGAGCCGTCCGCCGAGGAGATCGCCTTCGCTCGCCGCGTGATGGGGGTCGCCGATTCCGGCGGGGCCCATCTCATCGACGGGGTCATGGTGGATCTGCCCGTGGTCGAGCGGGCTCGCCGCGTCCTCGCGCGAGCGCGTGGGGGCGCGGCATCCGTTCCCCGACGAGGACGGGTCTCATGA
- a CDS encoding GntR family transcriptional regulator, with protein sequence MVYAETRPRPQLSEEAASYVRDQITSGTLAPGTPVRPEVIAAELGISSTPAREALQSLRAEGFLDLAPRRGFTVARLTGDDIRDIYLVQAWVASELAARAAKRGDAAVIGRLEEIHADLIRAAEVGDLEQVERMNHRFHRQINLASGSPKLAWVMQIVSRYAPRRFYASIEGWSEATVGDHTEILDAIRAGDPELARARMHEHTLAAGRLLASRVEARQRDSDV encoded by the coding sequence ATGGTGTATGCGGAGACGCGGCCTCGCCCGCAGCTGAGCGAGGAAGCGGCGTCCTACGTCCGCGATCAGATCACGTCGGGGACGCTCGCCCCGGGCACCCCGGTGCGCCCCGAGGTCATCGCGGCCGAGCTCGGAATCTCCTCCACCCCCGCGCGCGAGGCGCTCCAATCGCTGCGGGCGGAGGGCTTCCTCGACCTGGCTCCGCGGCGGGGCTTCACCGTCGCCCGGCTCACTGGCGACGACATCCGCGACATCTACCTCGTGCAGGCGTGGGTCGCGAGCGAACTCGCGGCGCGAGCGGCCAAGCGAGGCGATGCCGCCGTGATCGGTCGACTCGAGGAGATCCACGCCGACCTCATCAGGGCGGCGGAGGTCGGTGATCTGGAGCAGGTCGAGCGGATGAACCACCGGTTCCACCGCCAGATCAACCTGGCATCCGGGTCTCCCAAGCTCGCCTGGGTGATGCAGATCGTGTCCCGGTACGCCCCTCGCCGGTTCTATGCCTCGATCGAGGGCTGGTCGGAGGCGACGGTGGGGGACCACACCGAAATCCTCGACGCCATCCGCGCCGGTGACCCGGAGCTCGCCCGCGCGAGGATGCACGAGCACACGCTGGCCGCCGGCCGCCTTCTGGCCTCGCGGGTGGAGGCGCGGCAGCGCGATTCGGACGTCTGA
- a CDS encoding 3-carboxyethylcatechol 2,3-dioxygenase translates to MGSRMTIVASHAPGMDRDVEGKIGQTFRAGVAEARRRVVEFDPEIVVVFGGDHRRAFAKVAPSFAVAYTAGLLPEGGHPASTLNVPTAVARELAFALVAADFDISVCRDVDLDHAFGQPLHHYVANPDAVEVVPAPINCASPPLPSAARALEFGRKVGEFFTTIDKRVLFIGTGGLSHSPPSLLDERHDKTEEERRAQILAGYEEAAKAIKPEWDRAFMAAMQEWDEAALIQLADRATEDAGVGANEVRTWLAAGAAGGGRPVEALAYEPVPEWVTGMGVGAGAPIAH, encoded by the coding sequence ATGGGCAGCAGGATGACGATCGTCGCGAGCCATGCGCCGGGCATGGATCGTGACGTCGAAGGGAAGATCGGCCAGACCTTCCGCGCCGGCGTCGCCGAAGCGCGCCGGCGCGTGGTGGAGTTCGACCCCGAGATCGTGGTGGTCTTCGGCGGCGACCACCGGCGCGCCTTCGCCAAGGTGGCGCCGTCGTTCGCGGTGGCGTACACGGCGGGGCTCCTGCCGGAGGGCGGTCATCCGGCGAGCACGCTCAACGTGCCGACCGCGGTCGCGCGAGAGCTGGCGTTCGCGCTCGTCGCGGCGGACTTCGACATCTCGGTCTGCCGTGATGTCGACCTCGACCACGCGTTCGGCCAGCCGCTGCACCACTACGTGGCGAATCCGGATGCGGTCGAGGTGGTCCCCGCGCCGATCAACTGCGCGAGCCCGCCGCTGCCGAGCGCCGCCCGGGCGCTGGAGTTCGGGCGCAAGGTGGGCGAGTTCTTCACGACGATCGACAAGCGGGTGCTGTTCATCGGCACGGGTGGTCTTTCGCACTCGCCGCCGAGCCTCCTCGACGAGCGGCACGACAAGACCGAGGAGGAGCGGCGCGCCCAGATCCTCGCGGGATACGAGGAAGCCGCCAAGGCGATCAAGCCCGAGTGGGATCGCGCGTTCATGGCCGCCATGCAGGAGTGGGACGAAGCAGCCCTCATCCAGCTCGCGGACCGGGCGACCGAGGACGCGGGCGTCGGCGCGAACGAGGTGCGCACGTGGCTCGCGGCCGGCGCGGCCGGCGGCGGACGGCCGGTGGAGGCCCTCGCGTACGAGCCGGTCCCCGAGTGGGTCACCGGCATGGGCGTCGGTGCCGGCGCGCCCATCGCCCACTGA
- a CDS encoding Zn-ribbon domain-containing OB-fold protein, with amino-acid sequence MTAGVTRYDLPLVDVDTSSWWSAVAEGRLLIETCTTCGHAYLYPRRMCPSCWSPEVQLVEVSGRGTVYTSAIVRMNDLSPFKDWVPYALAMVELEEGQRLMTNVVGIAPEEVRIGMPVRFEPRDLADGIAAPVFVPIPEGDVRHG; translated from the coding sequence GTGACCGCAGGAGTGACCCGCTATGACCTGCCCCTCGTCGACGTGGACACGTCGTCCTGGTGGTCGGCCGTGGCCGAAGGGCGCTTGCTCATCGAGACCTGCACGACGTGCGGCCATGCGTACCTGTATCCGCGGCGCATGTGCCCGTCGTGCTGGAGCCCCGAGGTGCAGCTCGTGGAGGTGTCCGGGCGAGGCACGGTGTACACCTCCGCGATCGTGCGGATGAACGATCTTTCGCCGTTCAAGGACTGGGTTCCCTACGCGCTCGCGATGGTCGAACTCGAAGAAGGGCAGCGGCTGATGACGAACGTCGTCGGCATCGCTCCCGAGGAAGTGCGCATCGGGATGCCCGTGCGCTTCGAACCACGGGACCTGGCGGACGGAATCGCTGCCCCGGTCTTCGTCCCTATCCCGGAGGGGGATGTCCGTCATGGCTGA
- a CDS encoding CaiB/BaiF CoA transferase family protein, translating to MTAGPLEGITVVALEQAVAAPFATRQLADLGARVIKVERPEGDFARDYDDAVNGMSSYFVWLNRSKESVVLDLKTPEGIEAMRGLLARADVFVQNLGPGAAERLSLGYEDAKELNPRLVYTSISGYGAGGPYSSRKAYDLLIQCETGLLSVTGSPDAPAKVGISIADIAAGMYAYSGTLSALMQRARTGEGQRVDVSMLEALGEWMGAPYLYTLYGGRPPARTGAAHATIAPYGPYDCSDGTVYFAVQNDREWQRFCAEVLEDPAVAVDPRFATSSARVAARAALDAIIGEVCARMTREELLRRLECAKIANAELRDMGGFAAHPQLDARDRWRLVDSPVGQVRTMLPPVTAEWEHAMGAVPALGASTERVLQEFGLNGFPASYPHEGDETRQNRENRI from the coding sequence ATGACCGCGGGACCGCTCGAGGGGATCACCGTCGTCGCGCTCGAGCAGGCTGTCGCGGCGCCGTTCGCGACGCGCCAGCTCGCTGATCTCGGAGCGCGTGTGATCAAGGTCGAGCGCCCCGAGGGCGACTTCGCGCGGGATTACGACGACGCCGTGAACGGTATGTCGAGCTACTTCGTCTGGCTGAACCGGTCGAAGGAGTCGGTCGTGCTCGACCTCAAGACCCCCGAGGGCATCGAGGCGATGCGTGGGCTTCTCGCCCGCGCGGACGTCTTCGTGCAGAACCTCGGCCCCGGGGCCGCGGAGCGTCTCTCCCTCGGCTATGAGGACGCGAAAGAGCTCAACCCCCGGCTCGTGTACACCTCGATCTCGGGGTACGGCGCCGGAGGCCCCTACTCGTCCCGGAAGGCGTACGACCTGCTGATCCAGTGCGAGACCGGCCTGCTGTCCGTGACGGGCTCGCCGGATGCCCCGGCGAAGGTCGGCATCTCGATCGCCGACATCGCCGCCGGCATGTACGCCTACTCGGGCACGCTCTCCGCCCTCATGCAGCGCGCTCGGACCGGAGAAGGACAGCGCGTGGACGTCTCGATGCTCGAGGCGCTCGGCGAGTGGATGGGCGCCCCGTACCTGTACACGCTGTACGGCGGGCGGCCGCCGGCGCGTACCGGCGCCGCCCACGCCACCATCGCCCCATACGGCCCGTACGACTGCTCAGACGGCACGGTCTACTTCGCCGTCCAGAACGACCGCGAGTGGCAGCGCTTCTGCGCCGAGGTCCTCGAGGACCCCGCGGTCGCCGTCGATCCCCGATTCGCGACGAGCAGCGCGCGCGTCGCGGCGCGGGCGGCCTTGGACGCCATCATCGGGGAAGTCTGCGCCCGGATGACCCGCGAGGAGCTGCTGCGGCGGCTCGAGTGCGCGAAGATCGCCAACGCCGAGCTTCGCGACATGGGAGGCTTCGCAGCCCACCCTCAGCTGGACGCCCGCGACCGGTGGCGGCTGGTCGACTCGCCGGTGGGACAGGTGCGCACGATGCTTCCGCCCGTGACGGCGGAGTGGGAGCACGCGATGGGCGCCGTTCCGGCGCTGGGCGCGTCGACCGAGCGCGTCCTGCAGGAATTCGGATTGAACGGGTTTCCGGCGAGTTATCCACATGAGGGTGACGAGACGCGCCAGAATCGCGAAAATAGAATATAG
- a CDS encoding FAS1-like dehydratase domain-containing protein, with protein MADTNQPAPSKIGAPIDFIVERGAVERFAAAAQSTSPEHRGDDAIIHPTFLMSVAQWMNPEDRVQTGFDRARVLHGSQEFRYVGEPPRAGARLTAQERIVDRFEKEGRRGGLMRFAVVETEFRDAHSRDLVASMRMTVIERAAS; from the coding sequence ATGGCTGACACGAACCAACCCGCGCCGTCGAAGATCGGCGCGCCGATCGACTTCATCGTCGAGCGCGGCGCGGTCGAGCGCTTCGCCGCCGCTGCGCAGTCGACGTCACCGGAGCACCGCGGCGACGACGCCATCATCCACCCGACGTTCCTGATGTCGGTCGCGCAGTGGATGAACCCCGAGGACCGGGTCCAGACCGGATTCGATCGGGCGCGCGTGCTGCACGGCTCGCAGGAGTTCCGCTACGTCGGGGAGCCGCCTCGGGCCGGCGCCCGGCTGACCGCCCAGGAGCGCATCGTCGACCGGTTCGAGAAGGAAGGGCGACGCGGCGGCCTCATGAGGTTCGCCGTCGTGGAGACGGAGTTCCGCGACGCCCACTCCCGCGACCTCGTCGCGTCCATGCGCATGACGGTCATCGAAAGGGCGGCATCATGA
- a CDS encoding alpha/beta fold hydrolase: MTDYTSIWMMLAEQEFTQSWRDIDGVRTRIVTAGDPAAQPVVLLHGTGGHWETFAPTLGALSDRYFCIAFDMVGNGFTDKPDTPYEIPVYMEHVRGVMAAHGVSHAHFVGMSLGAWVASSIAVFHPELVDKLVLMSPAGLIATQENMARIRAERTRAVENPDWDSIKAMFDNLIADESRRLPDLIGLRQAIYRRADTYATIDHLLALQDAETRQRNLLAPDQWRQIQAPTMVVASGKDHGEYQSTAHQVAALIPDSTVFGMPGVRHWPHFEDPELFNPALVEFLGGDR, translated from the coding sequence ATGACCGACTACACCAGCATCTGGATGATGCTCGCCGAGCAGGAGTTCACCCAGTCGTGGCGTGACATCGACGGTGTGCGCACGCGCATCGTCACGGCCGGTGACCCCGCCGCTCAGCCGGTCGTGCTGCTGCACGGCACCGGAGGGCACTGGGAGACGTTCGCGCCCACGCTCGGCGCGCTGAGCGATCGCTACTTCTGCATCGCGTTCGACATGGTGGGCAACGGCTTCACGGACAAGCCCGACACCCCCTATGAGATCCCCGTGTACATGGAGCACGTGCGTGGGGTCATGGCGGCCCACGGCGTCTCGCACGCCCACTTCGTCGGGATGTCGCTCGGCGCCTGGGTGGCGTCGTCGATCGCCGTGTTCCATCCCGAGCTGGTCGACAAGCTCGTTCTCATGTCGCCGGCCGGTCTCATCGCGACCCAGGAGAACATGGCGCGCATCCGCGCCGAGCGCACACGCGCGGTCGAGAATCCCGACTGGGACTCGATCAAGGCGATGTTCGACAACCTCATCGCCGACGAGTCCCGTCGCCTTCCCGACCTGATCGGCCTGCGCCAGGCGATCTACCGCCGCGCAGACACCTACGCGACCATCGACCACCTCCTCGCCCTCCAGGACGCGGAGACCCGTCAGCGCAACCTGCTGGCTCCGGACCAATGGCGTCAGATCCAGGCGCCCACGATGGTCGTGGCATCCGGAAAGGACCACGGCGAGTATCAGAGCACGGCTCACCAGGTCGCCGCGCTCATCCCGGACTCGACGGTCTTCGGGATGCCGGGGGTCCGGCACTGGCCGCACTTCGAGGACCCCGAGCTGTTCAACCCGGCCCTCGTCGAGTTCCTCGGCGGCGATCGGTGA
- a CDS encoding acyl-CoA dehydrogenase family protein, whose translation MMHLSEDEQYFVKVVREFVDRAVRPNVRRVERANEYPESWIDQMKELGIFGLAVPEEFGGMEVSAPGYVAITEELARGWMTLAGAMGGHTVVAKLLAQYGTDAQKERYLPRMATGEIRATMALTEPGGGSDLQAMRTVARRDGDELVINGAKMWISNARRSGLIALLCKTDPDASPAYRGISIVLVEHGPGLTVSEDLPKLGYKGVEACELSFQDYRIDASAILGGTPGEGFRQMMRGLETGRLNVAARAVGVAQAALESALGYAQERESFGEPIWKHQAVGHHLADMATKTEAARQLLRYAAETYDTGARSDMEAGMAKLFASETAMEVALSALRIHGGNGYSTEYDVERYFRDAPLMIVGEGTNEIQRNVIATQLVGRSS comes from the coding sequence ATGATGCACCTGTCGGAGGACGAGCAGTACTTCGTCAAAGTGGTCCGCGAGTTCGTCGACCGCGCGGTGCGACCGAACGTGCGCCGGGTCGAGCGGGCGAACGAATACCCGGAGTCGTGGATCGACCAGATGAAGGAACTCGGCATCTTCGGCCTCGCCGTGCCGGAGGAGTTCGGCGGCATGGAAGTCTCCGCTCCCGGGTACGTCGCGATCACCGAGGAGCTCGCGCGAGGGTGGATGACGCTGGCCGGGGCGATGGGGGGTCACACCGTCGTCGCGAAGCTGCTCGCGCAGTACGGCACGGATGCGCAGAAGGAGCGGTACCTGCCGCGCATGGCCACTGGTGAGATCCGGGCCACGATGGCGCTCACCGAGCCGGGCGGCGGGTCCGATCTGCAGGCGATGCGGACGGTCGCGCGGCGCGACGGCGACGAGCTCGTCATCAACGGCGCGAAGATGTGGATCTCGAACGCCCGCCGGTCCGGTCTGATCGCACTCCTCTGCAAGACGGATCCGGATGCATCGCCCGCGTACCGCGGAATCTCGATCGTGCTCGTCGAACACGGTCCAGGCCTCACCGTCTCGGAGGATCTGCCGAAGCTCGGCTACAAGGGCGTCGAGGCGTGCGAGCTCTCCTTCCAGGACTACCGCATCGACGCCTCTGCGATCCTGGGCGGGACGCCCGGCGAAGGGTTCCGCCAGATGATGCGCGGCCTCGAGACCGGGCGGCTCAACGTCGCCGCGCGCGCGGTCGGCGTCGCGCAGGCGGCCCTCGAGTCAGCCCTCGGCTACGCGCAGGAGCGCGAGTCGTTCGGAGAGCCGATCTGGAAGCACCAGGCGGTCGGCCATCACCTGGCCGACATGGCGACCAAGACCGAAGCAGCACGCCAGCTGCTCCGCTACGCGGCCGAGACCTACGACACGGGCGCGCGCAGCGACATGGAAGCCGGAATGGCCAAGCTGTTCGCCTCGGAGACGGCGATGGAAGTAGCCCTCTCCGCGCTGCGGATCCACGGCGGCAACGGCTACTCCACGGAGTACGACGTCGAGCGCTACTTCCGTGACGCCCCGCTCATGATCGTGGGCGAGGGCACGAACGAGATCCAGCGGAACGTGATCGCGACCCAGCTGGTCGGCCGCAGCAGCTGA
- a CDS encoding ABC transporter substrate-binding protein: MTQSRDARWAAGAIKLGAVLVAGGLVLSGCASAAPASEPTSDTPAAQVGGLDPQPLAERTTITVNTAARVESFSPLFLAFDKGEFEKENLDIQFTELAGADALPGLGQNQIQVIATPPSGAVFNAISEGIDMRAVMPCYLENEDRWWVRKEFADKGADALKGQAVANTTGPSGSSILGLDTYLQEEGVEVKEVTVERFPPADVPQALIQGAVAAAYVPEPGARIVEESGLAVAVDTMPKNGGSSQCTYLFGPDLLDERPEVGQAFIRAVARTMRDYLSGDYKSDPQTVKDLAAALKRTEDEIKATPSLTFDPEAAFDPGLYTRLQGLWMEIGGILSYEEPLEVSDMIDERFVDALQN, encoded by the coding sequence ATGACGCAGTCCCGAGACGCTCGCTGGGCAGCGGGCGCCATCAAGCTCGGCGCCGTCCTCGTGGCGGGCGGGCTCGTGCTGAGCGGATGCGCGAGCGCCGCTCCCGCATCCGAGCCGACCTCCGACACCCCTGCGGCGCAGGTCGGCGGCCTCGACCCGCAGCCGCTCGCGGAGCGGACGACGATCACGGTCAACACCGCGGCGCGTGTCGAGTCGTTCAGCCCGCTCTTCCTCGCCTTCGACAAGGGCGAGTTCGAGAAGGAGAACCTCGACATCCAGTTCACGGAGCTGGCCGGTGCCGACGCTCTGCCCGGGCTGGGTCAGAACCAGATCCAGGTGATCGCGACGCCGCCGAGCGGCGCGGTGTTCAACGCCATCAGCGAAGGCATCGACATGCGTGCGGTCATGCCGTGCTACCTCGAGAACGAGGACCGCTGGTGGGTCCGCAAGGAGTTCGCGGACAAGGGCGCCGACGCGCTCAAGGGACAGGCCGTCGCGAACACGACGGGCCCCTCGGGATCGTCGATCCTGGGTCTGGACACCTACCTCCAGGAGGAGGGCGTGGAGGTCAAGGAGGTCACGGTCGAGCGCTTCCCGCCGGCCGACGTGCCCCAGGCGCTGATCCAGGGCGCCGTGGCCGCCGCGTACGTGCCCGAGCCGGGTGCTCGCATCGTCGAGGAGTCCGGCCTCGCCGTGGCCGTGGACACGATGCCGAAGAATGGCGGAAGCTCGCAGTGCACGTATCTGTTCGGCCCCGACCTCCTCGATGAGCGTCCGGAGGTCGGCCAGGCCTTCATCCGCGCCGTCGCGCGCACCATGCGGGACTACCTCTCGGGCGACTACAAGAGCGACCCGCAGACGGTGAAGGACCTGGCTGCCGCTCTCAAGCGCACCGAGGACGAGATCAAGGCCACGCCGTCGCTCACCTTCGACCCCGAGGCGGCGTTCGACCCGGGACTGTACACGCGTCTGCAGGGCCTCTGGATGGAGATCGGCGGAATCCTCTCCTACGAGGAGCCCCTCGAGGTCTCCGACATGATCGACGAGCGCTTCGTCGACGCACTGCAGAACTGA